CCGACGCGTTGCGGCAGACCGCCAGCGGCTCACTGCCACGCGGCAACGTCACCGGCACGGTCCAGCAGCTCGGCGGCTTCCGCGCCCTGCTCGGCGGGGCCACGGGGGGCGGCGGCGCGAGCCGGAACGGCGCCGGCGGCGGAGCCGGCGGTGGTGGCGGCGGGGGTGGCGGGGGTGGCGGCGGTCGGGGCGGCTTCGGCGGCGTGGCCGGGACGGTGGCGTCGATCAACGGCAACGTGATCACGATCACCACGAACGCCGGCAGCGTGAAGGTGGTCGTCGGCACCGCCACCGCCTTCCAGAAGAGCGTCTCGGCCGCCATGACCGACGTCACGGCGGGCGAGCGGGTCACCGTGCGACCGGACTTCAGCACGCCGAGTAGTGGTGGCCAGGTCAACGCGGGGACGGTGACGATCGTGCCCGCCTCGAGCACCACCGGCGGCACGGGCGGCGCGTGAGCCGCCCGCTCCTGACCCCCGCCGCCCGCTCGACCGAGTCCGCCCGCTCGGCCGACGGGCGGCGGGTCACCCGCGTGGAGACCACCCCAGCCGGGGCGGACGCGGTACCGTGCGCGCCGACCTCGGGAGGATGCTGATGCTGGCGGAAGGGACGACGGCCCCCGACTTCACGCTGCCGGACCAGGACGGGAACCCGGTGCGGCTCGCCGACCAGCGCGGTCAGTGGGTGCTGCTGTGGTGGTACCCGATGGCCGACACGCCTGGCTGAACGATTCAAGGCAAGGGCCTGCGGGATCAGGCCTCTGACTACGAAGCCATGGGCGTCGTCGTGCTCGGCGCGTCGTTCGACGACACCGGGGCGAACAAGGCCTTCCGTGAGAAGTTCGACTTCCCGTTCCGGCTGCTCTCGGACTGGGACGAGCAGGTCGGGGTCGCGTACGAGGTCCGCGACCCTGGTACCGAGAAGGTGAAGTTCGCGAAGCGGATCGCCTACCTGATCGACCCGGAGGGCGTCATCCGGAAGTCCTACGAGGTCGCCGACGTCCAAGCGTTCGCGGGCCAGGTGCTCGCCGACCTCCACGAGCTGCAGCAGGGCTAAGCCACGAGGCCGGAGCCGCGGCGCCCACCGGCGGCCTCGTGAGGCGCGGTGCGGCCAGGCTCAGATCGCGGTCCAGCCGCCGTCCACCACGAGGACGGCACCGGTCACGAAGCTGCTGGCGTCGGAGGCGAGGAAGAGCAGGGCCCCGTCGAGCTCGTGCGGCTCCCCGCC
The DNA window shown above is from Acidimicrobiia bacterium and carries:
- a CDS encoding peroxiredoxin yields the protein MLAEGTTAPDFTLPDQDGNPVRLADQRGQWVLLWWYPMADTPGUTIQGKGLRDQASDYEAMGVVVLGASFDDTGANKAFREKFDFPFRLLSDWDEQVGVAYEVRDPGTEKVKFAKRIAYLIDPEGVIRKSYEVADVQAFAGQVLADLHELQQG